One region of Streptomyces davaonensis JCM 4913 genomic DNA includes:
- a CDS encoding aldo/keto reductase produces MQTRTLGSSGPAVSALGLGAMGMSGVYGAADRAESVATVHAALEAGITLIDTGDFYAMGHNELLLAEALRGRERDRYQLSVKFGMLRGPGAQFGGHDCRPEAVKNFLAYSLTRLGTDHIDIYRPARLDPAVPIEETVGAVKEMIEAGHVRYLGLSEVDAPTIRRAHAVHPVADLQIEYSLISRAVEADVLPVLRELGIGLTAYGVLGRGLISGHWSADRSRGPGDSRAFSPRFSDGNVEHNLALVEALRRVAEAKGCTVAQLAIAWVAAQGADIVPLVGARTRVRLAEALPAMELNLTPDDLAEIEKAVPLGAARGDRYPSAFMSGLGVGN; encoded by the coding sequence ATGCAGACACGAACCCTGGGCAGCAGCGGCCCGGCCGTCTCCGCGCTGGGCTTGGGCGCGATGGGGATGTCGGGCGTCTACGGCGCGGCCGACCGCGCGGAGAGTGTCGCCACCGTGCATGCCGCGCTGGAGGCCGGCATCACGCTCATCGACACCGGCGACTTCTACGCCATGGGCCACAACGAGTTGCTGCTCGCCGAGGCACTCCGCGGCCGGGAACGGGACCGCTACCAACTGAGCGTCAAGTTCGGCATGTTGCGTGGGCCCGGTGCGCAGTTCGGTGGGCATGACTGCCGTCCCGAGGCGGTGAAGAACTTCCTCGCCTACTCGCTGACGCGGCTGGGCACCGACCACATCGACATCTACCGTCCTGCCCGGCTGGATCCGGCGGTACCCATCGAGGAGACGGTGGGAGCGGTGAAGGAGATGATCGAGGCAGGTCATGTGCGGTACCTGGGGCTCTCGGAGGTCGATGCGCCGACGATCCGCCGGGCACACGCCGTGCACCCGGTCGCCGACCTGCAGATCGAGTACTCGCTGATCTCCCGCGCGGTGGAGGCGGACGTCCTGCCGGTGCTGCGGGAGCTGGGCATCGGCCTGACCGCGTACGGCGTCCTGGGTCGTGGCCTGATCTCCGGGCACTGGTCCGCCGACCGGAGCCGCGGCCCGGGCGACAGTCGCGCCTTCAGCCCGCGCTTCTCGGACGGGAACGTGGAACACAACCTCGCCTTGGTGGAGGCTCTGCGGCGGGTCGCCGAGGCGAAGGGGTGCACCGTCGCCCAGCTGGCCATCGCCTGGGTGGCGGCGCAGGGCGCGGACATCGTGCCGCTGGTCGGTGCGCGTACTCGCGTACGGCTGGCCGAGGCGCTGCCCGCGATGGAACTGAACCTCACCCCCGACGACCTCGCCGAGATCGAGAAGGCGGTGCCGCTCGGCGCGGCGCGCGGTGACCGGTACCCGTCCGCGTTCATGTCCGGCCTCGGCGTGGGCAACTGA
- a CDS encoding helix-turn-helix transcriptional regulator translates to MQRDQLADFLRRRREAIRPAEVGLADGPRRRTSGLRREEVAMLAGVSVDYVVRLEQSRSSQPSPQLLGALARALRLSDDERDHLFHLAGHRPPPAEGVARMARAGLIRMLDLLGDTPALVLSDLGEILAQNRTALLLMGDQTSLSGDRRYLIHRWFTEPATRAVCPPEEQERHARQLVADLRAAAGRRSGDATVTGLIDRLQAASADFRRLWAEHEVAVRRADRKTLLHPRVGRLLMDCETLVTPDQGQQLLVLTPADADTRERLDLLRVLGTQEFPTEHPQPPAQ, encoded by the coding sequence ATGCAGCGTGACCAGCTCGCCGACTTCCTGCGCCGCCGCCGCGAGGCGATCCGCCCGGCCGAGGTCGGCCTCGCCGACGGACCCCGCCGCCGCACCAGCGGCCTGCGCCGGGAAGAGGTGGCCATGCTCGCCGGCGTGTCGGTGGACTATGTCGTACGGCTCGAGCAGAGCCGTAGCAGCCAGCCCTCGCCCCAGCTGCTCGGCGCGCTGGCACGAGCTTTGCGTCTGTCCGACGACGAGCGCGACCACCTGTTCCACCTCGCCGGGCACCGCCCTCCGCCCGCCGAGGGAGTGGCACGCATGGCCCGCGCGGGACTGATCCGCATGCTCGACCTGCTCGGCGACACCCCGGCCCTGGTGCTGTCCGACCTCGGCGAGATCCTCGCCCAGAACCGAACAGCCCTCCTCCTGATGGGTGATCAGACATCCCTCTCCGGTGACCGGCGCTACCTCATCCACCGCTGGTTCACCGAGCCCGCCACCCGCGCCGTCTGTCCGCCCGAGGAACAGGAGCGCCACGCCCGTCAACTCGTGGCCGACCTGCGCGCGGCCGCCGGCCGCCGCTCGGGCGACGCCACGGTCACCGGACTCATCGACCGGCTACAGGCAGCCAGCGCCGACTTCCGTCGCCTGTGGGCCGAGCACGAGGTGGCAGTCCGCCGCGCCGACCGCAAAACCCTCCTCCACCCGCGGGTCGGCCGCCTGTTGATGGACTGCGAGACCCTGGTCACCCCCGACCAAGGACAGCAACTCCTGGTCCTCACACCGGCAGACGCCGACACCCGCGAACGACTCGACCTCCTGCGCGTACTCGGTACCCAGGAATTCCCCACGGAGCACCCCCAGCCGCCCGCGCAGTGA
- a CDS encoding class I SAM-dependent methyltransferase, with product MSTTDAVAFWDGVYAARGVADGPQPNARLTETVADLPPGDALDLGCGNGGDALWLARQEWRVTAVDISAVAVERLAALARSHGLGERVTAVRHDLQESFPSGEFDLICAFYLHTPFDLDRSAVLRSAAHALRAGGRLLVVDHGSAAPWSWNQDPDIHYPSPREVAAEIGLDPDMWTVERADVLRRIATGPGGRTAEVTDHILLIRRTT from the coding sequence ATGAGCACCACCGATGCGGTCGCTTTCTGGGATGGCGTCTACGCGGCCCGAGGGGTGGCCGACGGCCCCCAGCCAAATGCTCGCCTCACCGAGACGGTGGCCGACCTGCCGCCCGGTGACGCGTTGGACCTCGGCTGCGGCAACGGCGGCGACGCGCTGTGGCTCGCCCGCCAGGAGTGGCGGGTCACAGCCGTCGACATCTCGGCGGTGGCGGTGGAGCGGCTCGCTGCCCTCGCCCGCTCACACGGCCTGGGCGAGCGCGTGACGGCGGTGCGGCACGACTTGCAGGAGTCTTTCCCGTCCGGCGAATTCGACCTGATCTGCGCCTTCTACCTGCACACCCCCTTCGACCTGGACCGGTCAGCGGTCCTGCGCTCGGCCGCGCACGCACTGCGCGCGGGCGGGCGACTGCTGGTCGTCGACCACGGCTCGGCCGCGCCGTGGTCGTGGAACCAGGACCCCGACATTCACTATCCGAGCCCGCGGGAAGTCGCCGCAGAGATCGGTCTGGACCCGGACATGTGGACGGTCGAGCGGGCCGACGTCCTTCGTCGCATCGCGACGGGACCGGGCGGGCGCACCGCCGAGGTCACCGACCACATCCTCCTCATCCGCCGGACGACCTGA
- a CDS encoding DinB family protein, with product MPNTTRRRDTPPPRTANSEIEVLRGFLDYLRTSIAAKVDGAPEPQVRTAGVPSGTNLLGLLNHLTFVERAMFLGDEVTNWKATFKAAPTDSVADVVARYREVVQRANTVLDTCTDLGAPLPRPQQDRAAPSVRWALTHMIEETGRHAGHADILRELIDGSTGR from the coding sequence ATGCCCAACACCACCCGCCGCCGCGACACCCCACCACCCCGGACCGCGAACAGCGAGATCGAGGTCCTGCGCGGATTCCTCGACTACCTCCGGACGTCGATCGCCGCGAAGGTCGACGGCGCCCCCGAACCGCAGGTGCGCACGGCCGGAGTGCCGTCGGGTACGAACCTGCTCGGCCTGCTCAACCACCTGACCTTCGTCGAGCGCGCCATGTTCCTCGGGGACGAAGTCACCAACTGGAAAGCGACGTTCAAGGCCGCGCCGACGGACAGCGTGGCCGATGTCGTGGCCCGCTATCGAGAGGTGGTCCAGCGCGCGAACACCGTGCTCGACACGTGCACCGACCTCGGCGCACCACTCCCCCGACCACAGCAGGACCGCGCCGCTCCCAGCGTCCGCTGGGCACTCACCCACATGATCGAGGAAACCGGCCGTCACGCGGGCCACGCGGACATCCTCCGCGAGCTGATCGACGGCTCGACCGGGCGCTGA
- a CDS encoding DUF1304 domain-containing protein, which produces MNLVTQVFAVIAALTHIVVGTLERFFYDRPAVRIFLTTSAADAPEVTLWRSGVAAYNVLLGLGLVAGVTALHTGDVTVGRTLIIYLCAFLIASAIIFVVSFPRLWRGALGQGLPPALALLATPLF; this is translated from the coding sequence GTGAACCTCGTGACCCAGGTATTCGCCGTCATCGCGGCCCTGACCCACATCGTCGTCGGAACCCTGGAACGGTTCTTCTACGACCGTCCTGCGGTCCGCATCTTCCTCACGACCTCTGCCGCCGACGCACCCGAAGTCACCCTGTGGCGCTCAGGGGTCGCCGCCTACAACGTCCTCCTCGGCCTCGGCCTCGTCGCTGGGGTCACGGCCCTGCACACCGGCGATGTCACCGTCGGCCGCACCCTGATCATTTATCTCTGCGCGTTCCTGATCGCCTCCGCGATCATCTTCGTCGTCTCTTTCCCGCGCCTGTGGCGCGGCGCCCTGGGCCAAGGCCTGCCGCCCGCGCTGGCGCTGCTCGCGACGCCTCTGTTCTGA
- the tnpA gene encoding IS200/IS605 family transposase: MAPRWNPNPDVRTGRHVVYNLHAHLVFATNYRRKAFTDEMLTRCEEIMREVCTDFEADLKQFNGEEDHVHLLVHYPPKVQLSKLVNSLKGISARLLRKDYDAHVRRYLWGGHVWSGSYFAGSCGGAPVTVVQQYIERQKRPVG, encoded by the coding sequence ATGGCACCACGCTGGAACCCGAACCCGGACGTACGCACTGGCCGTCATGTGGTCTACAACCTGCACGCGCATTTGGTGTTCGCCACCAACTACCGACGCAAGGCATTCACGGACGAGATGCTGACTCGCTGCGAAGAGATCATGCGAGAGGTCTGCACGGACTTCGAAGCGGACCTCAAGCAGTTCAACGGTGAAGAGGATCACGTACACCTGCTCGTGCACTACCCGCCGAAAGTCCAACTCTCCAAGCTGGTCAACTCCCTCAAGGGCATCTCCGCCCGCTTGCTGCGCAAGGACTACGACGCGCACGTGCGCCGGTACCTGTGGGGCGGGCACGTTTGGTCTGGCTCGTACTTCGCCGGAAGCTGCGGCGGGGCGCCTGTGACCGTCGTACAGCAGTACATCGAGCGGCAGAAACGCCCCGTGGGATGA
- a CDS encoding DNA polymerase III subunit beta family protein, with protein sequence MRSIGEMARDSGLGVSALRFYDRAGVLVPAWVDPVSGYRWYEPEQLDEARLLARLRRAGMPLADIRLVLASWSGPDTDLVRELLKAHLRRLQQGLSDARIEFSALRALLDHRENDMTSLRTATVRLSVAAPELAAALDTVRFAASTDPDLPMLGAVLFDIEGESLHVVATDRYRMAVAQAGVDGHDGNRVQVIVPTPLVDAMRALLDGVGPVRLSVDGDRVTLEAGDRQAAGQCLNHDFPDYRRLLPQSAERRTVVEVADFRKALETGPVRSGEGAAHDLSVLSVEDGGTVALCADGQDAPNRVAVNREFLLDALDAGARDRLILEVSAPTAPIALRRPDDEGTFSILMPVRLED encoded by the coding sequence ATGCGCAGCATTGGCGAGATGGCCCGCGACAGCGGCTTGGGCGTGAGCGCCCTGCGGTTCTACGACCGTGCCGGTGTGCTGGTCCCGGCCTGGGTGGATCCGGTGAGCGGTTATCGGTGGTACGAACCCGAGCAGCTCGACGAGGCCCGGTTGCTGGCCCGCCTGCGCCGGGCCGGGATGCCCCTTGCGGACATCCGGCTGGTGCTGGCCAGTTGGTCCGGCCCGGACACCGATCTGGTCCGTGAACTGCTCAAGGCACACCTGCGCCGCCTGCAACAGGGACTGTCCGATGCCCGCATCGAATTCTCCGCGCTCCGAGCACTACTCGATCATCGGGAGAATGACATGACTTCGCTGCGCACCGCCACCGTCCGACTCTCCGTCGCCGCGCCCGAGTTGGCAGCCGCACTGGACACGGTCCGGTTCGCGGCGAGTACCGATCCGGACCTACCGATGCTCGGCGCGGTCCTGTTCGACATCGAGGGCGAGAGCCTCCACGTCGTGGCCACCGACCGGTATCGCATGGCTGTCGCGCAGGCGGGTGTCGACGGGCACGACGGGAACCGTGTGCAGGTCATCGTCCCCACACCGCTCGTTGACGCGATGCGGGCGCTGTTGGACGGCGTAGGACCCGTGCGGCTCTCCGTCGACGGTGACCGTGTGACGCTGGAGGCTGGGGACAGGCAGGCGGCCGGTCAGTGCCTCAACCACGACTTCCCGGACTACCGGCGTCTCCTCCCCCAGTCCGCGGAGCGCCGCACCGTCGTCGAGGTGGCGGACTTCCGCAAGGCCCTGGAGACCGGTCCTGTCCGTTCCGGAGAGGGGGCAGCGCACGACCTCAGCGTGCTCAGCGTGGAGGATGGCGGCACGGTGGCCCTCTGCGCCGACGGTCAGGACGCCCCGAACCGCGTCGCGGTCAACCGTGAGTTCCTGCTGGACGCACTGGACGCCGGAGCCCGGGACCGACTGATTCTGGAGGTCAGCGCTCCCACCGCACCCATCGCGCTCCGCCGGCCCGACGACGAGGGCACCTTCTCGATCCTGATGCCCGTCCGCCTGGAGGACTGA
- a CDS encoding RNA-guided endonuclease InsQ/TnpB family protein, with translation MSELGLLKRQFGHRARLALSPAEIRLIDDQAHAARTLWNCLHSWWQMTPKSDTKLSVADAAIRQARKDLDYLAILPAQAAQAVLKTYLRAWVNCWEGRADEPNYKGRFRSSMSVDIPQGRDLNIVRVHRRWGMVNIPRVGRVRFRWTTDLPVGKRADKENRITGARLVQEANGWHIAFRVQILEDEPEPHKGPEVGIDTGVNIPLALSNKDHQDHGRRPRLPDGTADRDKWLTGKEKAKLLKLERQAAHQKSFRKKGEKTSSRLQHTYDQIKQLRAKATRRALDWQHKTTTYLARTYGVLVVEQLNILGMTKTPAPRPDPESAGVFLRNGARAKAGLNRSIAQEAWGRTVTMLTYKTARYGGRLVKVPAPHTSQRCSACGLTVPGSRESQELFVCKNPDCGWTANADWNAARNILHLYRIGHVVVEVPAAGRRGRRAGKTVKPVTAR, from the coding sequence GTGAGTGAACTCGGTTTGCTGAAGCGGCAGTTCGGGCATCGCGCCCGGCTGGCGCTGAGCCCTGCCGAGATCCGGCTCATCGATGACCAGGCGCATGCGGCCCGTACCCTGTGGAACTGTCTGCACTCCTGGTGGCAGATGACGCCGAAGAGCGACACGAAGCTGTCTGTCGCTGATGCGGCGATCCGGCAGGCCCGCAAGGACCTCGATTACCTCGCCATCCTCCCCGCACAGGCCGCGCAGGCCGTCTTGAAGACGTACCTGCGCGCCTGGGTGAACTGCTGGGAAGGCCGGGCCGACGAGCCGAACTATAAGGGCCGCTTCCGCTCGTCGATGTCCGTGGACATCCCGCAGGGCCGGGACCTGAACATCGTCCGCGTGCACCGCCGGTGGGGCATGGTCAACATTCCCAGGGTGGGCCGGGTCCGCTTCCGCTGGACCACAGACCTCCCGGTGGGCAAGCGGGCTGACAAGGAGAACCGGATCACCGGCGCCCGCCTCGTGCAGGAAGCGAACGGCTGGCACATCGCCTTCCGCGTCCAGATCTTGGAAGACGAGCCCGAACCGCACAAGGGGCCGGAAGTCGGCATCGACACCGGGGTGAACATCCCCCTCGCCCTGTCCAACAAGGACCACCAGGACCACGGGCGTCGGCCGCGGCTGCCGGACGGCACTGCCGACCGCGACAAGTGGCTCACCGGGAAGGAGAAGGCCAAGCTCCTCAAGCTGGAGCGGCAGGCCGCGCATCAGAAGTCCTTCCGCAAGAAGGGGGAGAAGACCTCCAGCCGCTTGCAGCACACCTACGACCAGATCAAGCAGCTCCGAGCAAAAGCCACGCGACGAGCCCTTGACTGGCAGCACAAGACGACCACCTACCTCGCCCGCACCTACGGCGTGCTGGTGGTCGAACAGCTCAACATCCTCGGCATGACCAAAACCCCCGCGCCCAGGCCCGACCCCGAAAGCGCAGGAGTATTCCTGCGCAACGGGGCCAGGGCGAAGGCCGGACTCAACCGCTCCATCGCCCAAGAGGCCTGGGGGCGGACCGTGACGATGCTGACGTACAAGACCGCCCGCTACGGCGGCCGGCTCGTCAAGGTCCCCGCCCCCCACACCTCCCAGCGATGCTCCGCCTGCGGACTCACCGTTCCCGGCAGCCGAGAGAGTCAAGAACTGTTCGTATGCAAGAACCCTGACTGCGGCTGGACGGCGAACGCCGACTGGAACGCGGCTCGGAACATCTTGCACCTGTACCGGATCGGCCACGTCGTCGTGGAGGTCCCGGCCGCCGGAAGGCGCGGTCGCAGGGCGGGCAAAACCGTCAAGCCTGTCACCGCAAGGTAG
- a CDS encoding SDR family oxidoreductase encodes MDINNSVALVTGANRGLGRAFAQRLLERGAHKVYATARRPETVDLPGVEALPLDIADPASVRAAAEAAPDVSLLINNAGINTGTDLVTGSLDAVRHELETNMFGHLGMIREFAPALAGNGGGAIVNVLSAMSWFGGKGANAYHLTKAAAWAMTNGVRLELAEQGTLVTAVHLGLADTDMAAGWPVDKIAPSDLADAALDGVEAGSAEVLADQWSRDVKSRLPLTPEEFNAAMDRALAALMAA; translated from the coding sequence ATGGACATCAACAACTCCGTCGCCCTTGTCACGGGAGCCAACCGCGGCCTGGGCCGCGCCTTCGCCCAGCGCCTGCTCGAACGGGGCGCCCACAAGGTCTACGCGACGGCCCGCCGACCGGAGACCGTGGACCTGCCCGGGGTCGAGGCGCTGCCCCTCGACATCGCCGATCCCGCGTCCGTGAGGGCCGCCGCCGAGGCCGCCCCGGACGTCTCGCTACTCATCAACAACGCGGGAATCAATACGGGGACCGACCTGGTCACCGGTTCGCTGGACGCGGTGCGGCACGAGCTGGAGACCAACATGTTCGGCCACCTGGGAATGATCCGGGAGTTCGCGCCGGCGCTCGCCGGGAACGGCGGGGGCGCGATCGTCAACGTCCTCTCCGCCATGTCGTGGTTCGGGGGCAAGGGCGCCAATGCCTACCACCTGACCAAGGCCGCCGCCTGGGCCATGACCAACGGCGTCCGCCTGGAGCTCGCCGAGCAGGGCACGCTCGTCACAGCAGTACACCTCGGCCTGGCCGACACCGACATGGCGGCGGGCTGGCCCGTGGACAAGATCGCTCCGTCGGACCTGGCCGACGCGGCGCTCGACGGTGTCGAGGCGGGCTCCGCCGAGGTCCTCGCCGACCAATGGAGTCGGGACGTCAAGTCCCGGCTGCCGCTGACGCCGGAAGAGTTCAACGCCGCGATGGACCGCGCCCTGGCGGCGCTGATGGCGGCCTGA
- a CDS encoding MerR family transcriptional regulator, translating to MTVTEAAAERLVRIGEVARGAGVSVRAVRYYEQQGLLIAERSPSGQRLYRQDTVTLVRFFQQMFAAGLTSRRIAELLPCWDTGHTDAEQRAMLRAERDRIQAKVDDLQTALDRLDEVIAITDAHP from the coding sequence ATGACCGTCACGGAGGCTGCGGCCGAGCGGCTGGTCCGCATCGGCGAGGTGGCACGGGGCGCCGGCGTCTCGGTACGCGCCGTGCGCTACTACGAGCAGCAGGGGCTGCTCATTGCGGAGCGCAGCCCGTCCGGCCAGCGCCTCTACCGGCAGGACACCGTCACCCTGGTGCGCTTCTTCCAGCAGATGTTCGCCGCCGGTCTGACCAGCCGAAGGATCGCGGAACTCCTTCCATGCTGGGACACCGGGCACACCGACGCCGAGCAACGAGCCATGCTGCGCGCCGAGCGCGACCGTATCCAGGCCAAGGTCGACGACCTGCAGACCGCCCTGGACCGCCTCGACGAGGTCATCGCGATCACGGACGCGCACCCGTAG
- a CDS encoding MFS transporter — MTRLGLALSGAGFLGAAAAVDPVTLVLANLVLGAGLGAVYAAATAALAATDDADKASAVTICGVVGVTALLIMGVPAANHDLGEGTGFLLMALCCLAARPLVRRLPDGPATADTGPVGGGVTIATKPSVVLLLGTALLWTVTQGAWSYASVLGRQHTGMSHSAVSAVLAVSSVVALVGAAVGPVAARRFGRMQFMAVFVTAQALAMAVLVLTHDPVVFTVAAVLWQACQLAVLVQMLAAAALNDPTGRLVASLSGAGALGTGIGPLAVGAVLDAAGADVLGIVLAFGTVVASLPLLRMTVAGTAAPPEKELAPGISGPSLAAEVPSVAAGVSSRWSPGA, encoded by the coding sequence ATGACCCGCCTGGGCCTGGCCCTCTCGGGAGCCGGCTTCCTCGGAGCGGCGGCGGCCGTCGACCCGGTGACCCTGGTCCTGGCCAACCTGGTCCTCGGCGCGGGGCTCGGCGCGGTCTACGCGGCGGCCACGGCGGCGCTCGCCGCCACGGACGACGCCGACAAGGCGTCCGCCGTCACCATCTGCGGTGTGGTCGGTGTGACGGCTCTGCTGATCATGGGCGTCCCCGCGGCCAACCACGACCTCGGGGAGGGCACTGGTTTCCTGCTCATGGCGTTGTGCTGTCTCGCCGCCCGGCCACTGGTACGACGGCTCCCGGACGGCCCCGCCACAGCGGACACCGGGCCCGTTGGCGGGGGAGTGACGATTGCGACCAAGCCGTCCGTGGTGCTGCTCCTTGGGACCGCGCTCCTGTGGACCGTCACCCAGGGCGCGTGGTCGTACGCCTCGGTGCTCGGCCGTCAGCACACCGGGATGTCCCACTCGGCCGTGTCGGCCGTCCTCGCCGTCTCCAGCGTCGTGGCGCTCGTCGGCGCAGCGGTGGGCCCGGTGGCGGCGCGTCGCTTCGGGCGTATGCAGTTCATGGCCGTCTTCGTCACGGCGCAGGCCCTCGCGATGGCGGTCCTGGTCCTCACCCACGACCCCGTGGTCTTCACCGTCGCGGCCGTCCTCTGGCAGGCCTGCCAACTGGCCGTCCTGGTGCAGATGCTCGCGGCTGCCGCGCTCAACGACCCGACCGGACGCCTGGTCGCCTCCCTCAGCGGGGCGGGCGCCCTGGGCACCGGCATCGGACCCCTGGCCGTCGGAGCCGTCCTCGACGCCGCCGGGGCCGACGTGCTCGGCATCGTCCTCGCATTCGGCACCGTCGTCGCCTCGCTGCCCCTGCTCCGGATGACGGTGGCCGGTACGGCGGCACCGCCCGAGAAGGAACTCGCACCGGGCATCAGCGGCCCCTCGCTGGCCGCTGAGGTCCCCTCTGTGGCCGCAGGGGTCAGTTCCCGCTGGTCGCCGGGTGCATAG